The Gossypium hirsutum isolate 1008001.06 chromosome D02, Gossypium_hirsutum_v2.1, whole genome shotgun sequence region aatttattaatatcatgCCTAGCTCCGGTCCAAATCCATAATATCAATATAATTCAAAGTccggaaattttattttaaaaattgttaactTCAAATACGACAAATTTATTGAACCTTGGGTCCATGGAAGTGGCCACTTCCTACTTACGCATAGCAAATCTTCCTGctaaaacaaattaataaatgggttttttcaaaaaaataatttatctcattaaaaataaataaataattcgtTTACCTTGTCGTGGATTAGGTAGAAAAAGAATAGCCGAAAAATTGTAAGGATTTCTATCATTTATTCAAACCTTATACCAAAATTTCTTTAATTTACCAAATTTCTCTAATTAATCAAACTTTCTTACACTTCTCTGAGAAATCTTAGTATTGgtataaactaaaatttttgtttaatttaagaAATTCTGAAGTAAAGATGATAGatgtaatgtatttaattgtaTGGGAGTATAATtgggaaaaaaaattagaacCATATCTCaaaactcataaatatcactcaacttgtgtataaaaaatttaatgtattaatttaattgaaatttcaaagaaaaaaaaaatttggaatcgAACTAACACACTCGAAACATCTTTTAAAGGATTATGTGGTATAATTAGATCGAATAAACCCTTATGAAATAAATATTCAACTACTCATTTAACCTTTTGGTATTATTTTATTCAATGTTTTCTTAATTACTCTTTTACTTACAAATGCAATATAGGCATTGACATCCCTCAACATGTCAAAACTTACCATCACTCCACCAGATTGATACGTAAAAATGACATTGATAATCATAGAAGaaattttaatcattatttataATAAGCTAAAACTTATTTTTTGCATGCGCACATAATTATTTATACGTTAAATAATACAATAGGCGAATATCAGGACAACCAAACGAGGGAGAcgcgagtatcacccaggcaacaAGGAAGTGAATGCTTTCTTTTTGTCCTTTTGCAATTTCGAAATGTTCAAATTTCAACAAttggttaaaaaattaaaaaccagaGAAAATCACTATAACTCTCTCGCAATTATTCCAGGCTCTATTTGCCATTCCCTTACTTGCCTTGGGCAAATATCACAAAAGgataattaaaaagataaaaataaatcaaaatcacAGAGGATTTTGAAAAACCTTCTTTTCAAATCCCCACAGTTAATGAGTGTTTCAAGCTCCCCACATGCAGCAAATGTTGTCCCAATGCTACTTTTCGGCTTCCAAGTTCATCAACCACACTCAAATCCTTACAAACATCCACCTTAAACCTCACCAATGTCTCTGATTTCCCTGTTAATGAAACTTTCTCAAATCCCAACAAATGCTTTTGGGGCGAGTTGTGCACTGATGGGGGACTCGAAAACAAGAACACCGTGTGGCTTCCGCCGTATTTCCCTCTGTTTTGAACTCTCACATGAATGTCGAATGCTAGGTTTTTACAACTTTGTTCGACGGCTTCAACTGATTTACATTCAGATGAGCGGCAAACATGGTCTTCCTCCAATGGGATTGATACTAATCGAGGTGCTTTGGCTAATTCGTGGGTGATTTTGGAGTAGCTTAGCCCATCTCCAAATGTATAAATGGTTTCCCCTGTGTAGAACCTGTAGGTTCTGCCTGGGTAACCATTAGAAGGATCGGGTCTCATGTTCATGTTTGTCATCGGGACCTTATCGACATACGATTGTGGGTACCATGTCATTGGTAGCCTTCCACTTGGATTATAATACCCAAATATCACATCGGCAATGGCGGCTCCACCGGCTTCGCCGGGGTAACCAACCCAAAGGATGCTTGTGATTTTATCATCGTTTTTCGCAAACGATATGTCAAAGCCTCCACCGGACATTATGACGAGAATCACGGGTCCCTTTGCAGCTTTTGCAACTTCAGTTATTAAAAGTGGTTGTTGTCCTGGTAAAAGAAGGCTAACTCTGTCAAAGCTTTCCCTTTCTTGACTCTGATCTATGCCCATAACAAGTACAGTTGCATCAGCTGAGGCAGCTACTTTTTTAGCATCGTCTACTTGGGCAGTGCCACAAGCCACATTGGTGCAGCCAGGCACGTAGTTTGTTGCCACCGAGGTCGTTAAACCCTGCAATGGCGTCGTATATTTGCATGGAATGCCtgcaaacaaaataaaatgtcaaattttgtgaattaaaaCATGTCATTTTTTATTCCAAGCAATGGGTTTGATTTACCTTCATAGTTTCCGATCATGGTTTTTGTGACATTGGCGTTGGGTCCAATTACGGCTAAGGTTTTGATTGCAGTCGGAGATAGAGGCAACGACCCGGGGCTGTTTTTGAGCAACACAATCCCTTGTCTTGCAGCTTCACGGGCCAATTCTTGGTGCTCTCGTGTACATACATCTTTGGGGCCAAGTTTACCGTAAGGTTGCTTGCTGGGATCACCATCGAAGAATCCCAGTCGCATTAAAGTGGCGAAGTTGTTCGTCACGGCCTTGTCAATGGCCGATTCATTCAAAAGCCCTGCTTTTACTGCAGCCTCAGTGTGTTGCCCAAGAAATGACCCACAGTTCAGATCCAACCCTAGAATATCATTAACATTTTGCAATTAGCACAGCATTCTAGTTTACTAATTAAGATGTTATTTTGCAGAAATATGATATCAAATGCCCAATCTCTTCATTTTATTGCTTATTAAGAAGTTTCACCTGCCAAAATAACTTTGGCTGCTGCTTCCTCTGGTGTCTTGGTATAGTGCTGGTTCTTGAACAACACGTCTACCGAGTCACAATCTGAAACTATATACCTGCACCAACCCCAAAAAGCCTGGTAAACAAAAACACTGCTTACTAAATCTATATGGGTCCAGAAATGGAAGGGAGGAATGAATATATATACCCATTTAGTTTCCATTGGCCTCGAATAACCCCAGCAAGAAGATCAGGGTCTGCACAAGT contains the following coding sequences:
- the LOC107940742 gene encoding beta-xylosidase/alpha-L-arabinofuranosidase 2, producing the protein MTTLFSSVLQNRAPKVSVFIFFLISLHCLSLISVRVLAQTSPVFACDATKDPQVASYGFCDTKLGPDARVADLVHRLTLQEKILFIVNSAGSVSRLGIPKYEWWSEALHGVSNVGPGTKFTSLVPGATSFPQVILTAASFNTSLYETIGKVVSTEARAMYNVGLAGLTYWSPNINIFRDPRWGRGQETPGEDPLLASKYGSSYVKGLQQTDGGDPSRLKVAACCKHYTAYDVDNWKGIERYTFDAVVTQQDLDDTFQPPFKSCVIDGNVASVMCSYNKVNGKPTCADPDLLAGVIRGQWKLNGYIVSDCDSVDVLFKNQHYTKTPEEAAAKVILAGLDLNCGSFLGQHTEAAVKAGLLNESAIDKAVTNNFATLMRLGFFDGDPSKQPYGKLGPKDVCTREHQELAREAARQGIVLLKNSPGSLPLSPTAIKTLAVIGPNANVTKTMIGNYEGIPCKYTTPLQGLTTSVATNYVPGCTNVACGTAQVDDAKKVAASADATVLVMGIDQSQERESFDRVSLLLPGQQPLLITEVAKAAKGPVILVIMSGGGFDISFAKNDDKITSILWVGYPGEAGGAAIADVIFGYYNPSGRLPMTWYPQSYVDKVPMTNMNMRPDPSNGYPGRTYRFYTGETIYTFGDGLSYSKITHELAKAPRLVSIPLEEDHVCRSSECKSVEAVEQSCKNLAFDIHVRVQNRGKYGGSHTVFLFSSPPSVHNSPQKHLLGFEKVSLTGKSETLVRFKVDVCKDLSVVDELGSRKVALGQHLLHVGSLKHSLTVGI